From one Amphiura filiformis chromosome 13, Afil_fr2py, whole genome shotgun sequence genomic stretch:
- the LOC140168371 gene encoding fatty acyl-CoA reductase 1-like, with the protein MDHAAKPDIPESFAGRSVLITGSTGFIGKVLVEKILRCCPDVKKLYLLIRPGKKGDSIHKRLEQMTKAKLFDRLRESQEGFEDKLVAVQADLLQPKLGLSDDDIKTLQANVSIVFHVAATIKFNEVLKLSLQLNVTAVQMLLDLSRGMDLQAFVHVSTAYSNCPFKHIEEKVYPPTVDPYKLLSTVDWMSDDMVIDMTPYFLGDWPNTYTFTKAIAETVIVKESVGMPLCIVRPSIVGASWKDPIPGWVDNLAGASGLLIASHKGMIQSVLANEDMVADITPVDMVVNTLVTSAWHIAVNRPTQIPVINLVTSPNNPVTWKDVANHICPPTFSYTENHLLFEYLNFFGCKLPFTLIDLVVKMVGKRARMIRTYDQILKSMHLLKYFTCNEWIWNHSNYEKLMKTIPETDRQEFFMDARPLDWRDYLQTYIGG; encoded by the exons ATGGATCATGCAGCTAAACCTGATATTCCTGAATCCTTTGCCGGCAGGAGTGTCCTTATTACTGGTTCAACAGGGTTCATCGGCAAAGTTCTAGTGGAGAAGATCTTAAGATGTTGTCCAGATGTCAAGAAGCTGTATCTTTTAATAAGACCAGGAAAAAAAGGAGATTCCATTCATAAAAGATTGGAACAAATGACGAAAGCAAAG CTTTTCGACCGATTACGAGAAAGTCAGGAAGGCTTCGAGGACAAACTCGTTGCAGTTCAGGCCGATCTACTACAACCCAAACTCGGTCTCAGCGATGATGATATCAAAACACTTCAAGCAAATGTTTCTATTGTGTTTCATGTAGCTGCAACCATCAAATTCAACGAGGTTTTGAA GTTATCACTTCAGCTGAATGTAACGGCCGTCCAAATGCTTTTAGATCTATCAAGAGGAATGGACCTACAA GCTTTCGTCCACGTTTCTACAGCATATTCCAACTGTCCATTTAAACATATAGAAGAGAAAGTCTACCCACCGACAGTGGATCCATACAAGCTTCTTAGTACTGTTGA TTGGATGTCAGACGACATGGTCATAGACATGACGCCTTATTTCCTTGGAGATTGGCCGAATACATACACGTTCACCAAAGCTATAGCTGAGACTGTTATAGTTAAGGAAAGCGTAGGAATGCCATTGTGTATCGTTAGGCCGTCCATCGTAGGAGCGTCTTGGAAAGACCCCATTCCG GGTTGGGTAGACAATCTAGCAGGGGCTTCTGGTCTTTTGATTGCA AGTCACAAAGGAATGATACAATCTGTACTAGCCAATGAAGATATGGTTGCTGATATCACTCCTGTAGATATGGTTGTAAATACATTGGTCACATCAGCGTGGCATATCGCAGTTAACAG GCCCACACAGATTCCAGTTATCAATCTTGTCACAAGTCCAAACAATCCGGTAACGTGGAAAGATGTTG CAAATCATATATGCCCGCCAACATTTTCATACACAGAGAACCA CTTATTATTCGAGTATTTGAACTTCTTTGGTTGTAAACTGCCATTCACTTTGATTGATCTCGTCGTGAAAATGGTGGGCAAAAGAGCAAG AATGATAAGGACATACGATCAGATCCTGAAGAGTATGCATCTACTTAAATACTTCACCTGCAACGAATGGATATGGAACCATAGCAATTATGAGAAACTCATGAAAACAATACCAGAAACGGACAGACAG GAATTCTTTATGGATGCTAGGCCCCTTGATTGGAGGGACTACTTGCAGACTTATATTGGAGGGTAA